Proteins encoded together in one Miscanthus floridulus cultivar M001 chromosome 16, ASM1932011v1, whole genome shotgun sequence window:
- the LOC136511898 gene encoding uncharacterized protein gives MGDKPITTISDEEAKEPTTLDEEEDIEALAEPPDWLPDGWIMEVYHAEDGTIIRYYTSPISNYTFTMKSEVLEYLFSGIDERMLESKERGAENTLQRQHEWLPKGWVMEIRAGGEKTDKMYKFYVHSITGVRLLSKQDVLLYINEAKVSGCDTNGQCDTSSEDNILAKVDFRPSGLPEGWVKEIVYRKTKEGLIRRDPYYTDPASSYTFRTLKSALSFLETGTVSKHAIIQRTSVHDLYSFEISTDMHESLRNRLIVNEKPYQEPTRSSRSRRALKIEHDLNIDDSKDGDTSGGTDSANESE, from the exons ATGGGTGACAAACCTATTACTACGATATCGGATGAGGAGGCAAAGGAACCAACTActctggatgaggaggaggataTTGAGGCATTAGCGGAGCCACCGGATTGGCTCCCTGATGGATGGATCATGGAGGTCTACCACGCTGAAGATGGCACCATTATTCGA TACTATACTTCTCCCATATCAAATTACACATTCACCATGAAGTCGGAAGTATTGGAGTACCTTTTTTCCGGGATAGATGAGCGTATGCTGGAATCGAAGGAACGTGGTGCAGAAAACACACTTCAG AGACAACATGAATGGCTTCCAAAGGGGTGGGTAATGGAGATAAGAGCTGGTGGGGAGAAGACAGACAAGATGTACAAG TTTTATGTCCACTCAATCACTGGTGTGCGATTGCTATCAAAGCAAGATGTACTACTATATATCAATGAGGCAAAGGTCTCTGGGTGCGACACCAATGGACAATGTGACACAAGTTCTGAAGACAAT ATACTTGCAAAAGTGGACTTTCGGCCAAGCGGATTGCCTGAAGGTTGGGTAAAAGAAATAGTATATAGAAAAACAAAGGAAGGATTGATCAGGAGAGATCCG TATTACACGGATCCTGCTAGTTCCTACACATTCCGCACATTGAAATCTGCATTATCCTTCCTAGAAACTGGAACGGTATCCAAGCATGCAATTATTCAAAGGACAAGTGTTCATGATCTGTACTCTTTTGAAATATCCACAGATATG CATGAAAGTTTACGTAATAGATTAATAGTAAATGAGAAGCCTTATCAGGAGCCCACAAGATCATCTCGGTCTAGGCGAGCATTGAAAATAGAACATGATCTAAATATAGATGACT CAAAAGACGGTGATACCTCAGGTGGCACCGATTCAGCAAATGAGTCTGAATAA